In Lycorma delicatula isolate Av1 chromosome 10, ASM4794821v1, whole genome shotgun sequence, a genomic segment contains:
- the LOC142330976 gene encoding uncharacterized protein LOC142330976 isoform X3 has translation MTAILEPSGGVLLYTGIMLIGKLHVAGVNTALASSSYLSSATLGFVQNSHFPKNF, from the exons ATGACAGCCATTCTTGAGCCTAGTGGTGGAGTTCTGCTTTATACTGGTATCATGTTAATTGGTAAATTGCACGTTGCTGGTGTTAATACAGCATTAGCAAGTTCTTCATATCTTTCATCTGCTACACTTGGATTTGTACAAAATTCTCATTTTCCaaa gaATTTCTGA
- the LOC142330976 gene encoding uncharacterized protein LOC142330976 isoform X2, which translates to MTAILEPSGGVLLYTGIMLIGKLHVAGVNTALASSSYLSSATLGFVQNSHFPKRSSLMSSTVVGDPVFD; encoded by the exons ATGACAGCCATTCTTGAGCCTAGTGGTGGAGTTCTGCTTTATACTGGTATCATGTTAATTGGTAAATTGCACGTTGCTGGTGTTAATACAGCATTAGCAAGTTCTTCATATCTTTCATCTGCTACACTTGGATTTGTACAAAATTCTCATTTTCCaaa acgtAGCAGTCTCATGTCATCAACTGTTGTTGGTGATCCAGTATTTGATTAA
- the LOC142330976 gene encoding anaphase-promoting complex subunit 1-like isoform X1 encodes MFRISLPEVCSSPLVSKCLKILKNILPREAALQTIGKWCGARNAPGTQDFSPAQKWQLFVSILLGLLGYDVEKLSVLHRILVLHPIHQHKY; translated from the exons ATGTTTCGAATTTCACTTCCTGAAGTTTGTTCTTCACCATTAG tttctaagtgccttaaaattctaaaaaatattttacctagaGAGGCAGCGCTTCAAACAATAGGGAAATGGTGTGGTGCACGAAATGCTCCTGGTACACAAGATTTTTCTCCTGCACAAAAATGGCAGctatttgtttctattttgttag gtttgCTTGGATATGATGTTGAGAAGTTATCTGTATTACACAGAATTCTGGTACTACACCCGATACACCAACacaaatactaa